A window of Prolixibacter sp. SD074 contains these coding sequences:
- a CDS encoding cold-shock protein, whose product MNKGTVKFFNRTKGFGFIKDAESDNEYFVHVTGLIDEIQENDEVTFELKEGKKGLNAVNVKLL is encoded by the coding sequence ATGAACAAGGGAACAGTTAAGTTCTTTAACAGAACCAAAGGCTTTGGTTTTATTAAAGACGCAGAATCAGACAATGAGTATTTTGTCCACGTAACCGGATTGATCGACGAAATACAAGAAAACGATGAAGTTACTTTCGAACTGAAAGAAGGTAAAAAAGGACTGAATGCAGTAAATGTTAAACTACTATAG
- the hydG gene encoding [FeFe] hydrogenase H-cluster radical SAM maturase HydG yields MQYQTAAAWKKDVIVRDEIDKYLIDGKDFIDEEKIHAQIANAKNPDPEYIREILKKSRSIKTLAPEETAALLNVEPPELWDEINEAALQVKKKVYDNRIVFFAPLYCSNLCVNNCEYCGFREDNRNETRRILTQDEIRRETESVIDEGHKRLILVFGEHPRSDVDYMVDTINTVYSVYRDAPVSGREANIRRVNINAAPMSSAKLTRLKDAGIGTYQVFQETYHHETYNKVHPVNTLKGDYRWRLYALHRAMDAGLDDVAIGALFGLYDWRFEVMGLLYHTIDLENRFGVGPHTISFPRITPASGSSLSNNLPHQVSDEDFKKLVAVLRLSVPTAGLIVTAREKAELKKEVINLGCTQTDASTRIGIGAYSDQKTEADLDKKQFTIGDPRDLDDVIREVAELGYISSFCTAGYRCGRTGETIMGMLSHCVEGKFCKLNAVLTFREYLNDYASPETKTIGEELILKEIAEIEAGPYFAERPHLMEKFRAEYKDILLGKRDLYL; encoded by the coding sequence ATGCAATATCAGACAGCGGCAGCGTGGAAGAAAGACGTTATTGTCAGGGACGAAATTGATAAGTACCTGATTGACGGGAAAGATTTTATTGACGAAGAAAAGATTCATGCACAAATTGCGAATGCCAAAAATCCCGATCCGGAATACATTCGTGAAATTCTGAAGAAATCACGCTCAATAAAAACGCTGGCCCCGGAGGAAACTGCCGCCCTCCTCAATGTCGAACCGCCCGAGCTGTGGGACGAAATCAACGAAGCAGCGCTCCAGGTAAAGAAAAAAGTTTACGATAACCGAATCGTATTTTTTGCACCACTCTATTGTTCCAATCTTTGTGTCAACAATTGCGAGTATTGTGGTTTCCGGGAAGATAACCGCAATGAAACGAGACGTATTCTTACCCAGGATGAAATCCGCAGAGAAACCGAATCAGTTATAGATGAAGGCCACAAACGTCTGATCCTGGTGTTCGGCGAACATCCGCGTTCGGATGTGGATTACATGGTCGACACCATAAATACCGTTTATTCCGTTTACCGCGATGCACCGGTATCGGGCAGGGAAGCCAACATCCGCCGGGTGAATATCAACGCAGCACCGATGAGCTCCGCCAAGCTGACAAGATTGAAAGATGCAGGAATCGGTACATACCAGGTTTTCCAGGAAACATACCATCACGAAACTTATAACAAAGTACATCCCGTCAATACACTGAAAGGTGATTACCGCTGGCGTCTATATGCTTTGCACCGTGCTATGGATGCCGGCCTTGATGATGTAGCTATCGGCGCACTTTTCGGATTGTACGACTGGCGCTTCGAAGTGATGGGACTGTTGTATCATACCATCGATTTGGAAAACCGCTTTGGTGTAGGACCGCATACCATTTCTTTCCCGAGAATTACGCCTGCATCCGGTTCGTCGTTGAGTAATAATCTACCACACCAGGTTTCAGACGAAGACTTCAAAAAACTGGTAGCCGTATTGAGGTTGTCGGTTCCAACGGCTGGCCTGATTGTAACGGCCCGGGAAAAAGCAGAACTGAAAAAAGAAGTCATTAATCTGGGCTGTACCCAAACTGATGCTTCTACCCGGATTGGAATCGGCGCTTATTCCGACCAGAAAACAGAAGCGGATCTGGACAAAAAGCAATTCACCATTGGCGATCCGCGCGATCTGGACGACGTGATCCGCGAAGTAGCTGAATTGGGCTATATTTCATCATTCTGTACGGCAGGCTATCGCTGCGGAAGAACCGGTGAAACCATTATGGGAATGCTGAGCCACTGCGTGGAAGGTAAATTCTGTAAACTCAATGCGGTACTGACTTTCCGGGAATACCTAAACGATTATGCCTCGCCTGAAACCAAAACCATTGGCGAAGAATTGATTCTGAAGGAAATTGCCGAAATTGAAGCAGGACCTTATTTCGCCGAACGGCCTCACCTGATGGAGAAATTCAGGGCTGAGTACAAGGACATTCTTCTAGGCAAAAGAGATTTGTATCTCTGA
- a CDS encoding NADH-dependent [FeFe] hydrogenase, group A6: MTQKIQININGLPVTVKPGTTILEAASKANVTIPTLCYHKDLCVAGNCRVCVVEVAGQKRLSAACATPCEDGMDILTNSLKVRNSRKHIIELLLSEHNADCTKCYKNGKCELQSLASEYKIMTQDFIELLPWKNYTIDMISPSIIKDDSKCIRCQRCVRTCAELQGVNALTVAYKGDKMKISTFFEKAMNDVVCTNCGQCVNRCPTGALIEKNYVEEVWDAISDPKKHVVVQTAPAVRVGLGEDLGFEPGSRVTGKMVAALKRLGFDSVLDTDFTADLTIMEEGTELLTRLKKALVDNDKEVRLPMATSCSPGWIKYIEHMYPEYLPNLSTCKSPQQMFGALAKTYYAKARNLEPDKIVSVSIMPCIAKKFEAARPEMHASGYRDVDYVLTTRELSIMIKQAGIDFMQMEDMEFDRLMGESTGAGAIFGVTGGVMEAALRTAYELVTGRPVPFENLNITPVRGMEGIREATVKIEKPLKEWKFLDGVELHCAIAHGLINAKTVMDAVKAGKANFHFLEVMACPGGCLGGGGQPIPTNSEIREKRAKAIYEEDAGKPVRKSHENPEIQKIYKDFLGEPLSEVSHHLLHTTYTPRQRF, from the coding sequence ATGACTCAAAAAATTCAAATAAATATCAACGGGCTCCCGGTAACAGTAAAACCCGGAACCACCATTTTGGAAGCGGCAAGTAAAGCGAATGTCACCATTCCCACATTGTGCTACCACAAAGACTTATGCGTTGCCGGTAACTGCCGTGTTTGTGTGGTAGAAGTGGCCGGTCAGAAACGTCTGTCAGCAGCCTGCGCCACACCTTGCGAAGATGGGATGGATATCCTGACCAACAGCCTAAAGGTGCGGAATTCGAGAAAACACATCATCGAGCTCCTCCTTTCGGAACACAACGCCGATTGTACCAAGTGTTACAAAAATGGTAAATGCGAGCTGCAATCACTGGCATCGGAATACAAGATCATGACGCAGGACTTTATCGAACTCCTGCCCTGGAAAAACTACACCATCGACATGATCTCACCTAGTATCATCAAAGATGACAGCAAGTGTATCCGTTGTCAACGTTGTGTACGTACCTGTGCAGAACTTCAGGGAGTAAATGCCCTTACGGTTGCTTATAAAGGCGATAAAATGAAAATCTCCACCTTCTTCGAGAAAGCCATGAATGACGTGGTTTGTACCAACTGCGGACAATGTGTGAACCGTTGTCCCACCGGTGCCCTGATCGAAAAGAACTATGTGGAAGAAGTTTGGGATGCTATCTCCGACCCGAAAAAACATGTGGTTGTTCAAACCGCCCCGGCTGTCCGTGTCGGATTGGGTGAAGACCTGGGATTCGAACCGGGTAGTCGTGTTACCGGCAAAATGGTTGCTGCCCTCAAACGCTTAGGTTTTGATTCGGTACTGGATACCGATTTTACTGCCGACCTGACCATCATGGAAGAAGGCACCGAGCTGCTTACCCGACTGAAAAAAGCGCTTGTGGATAACGACAAAGAAGTCAGGCTTCCAATGGCTACTTCCTGCTCACCCGGATGGATCAAGTACATTGAGCACATGTATCCCGAATATTTGCCCAACCTCTCGACCTGTAAGTCGCCTCAACAGATGTTCGGTGCATTGGCAAAAACCTATTATGCCAAAGCACGAAACCTCGAGCCAGATAAGATCGTTTCGGTTTCCATCATGCCGTGTATAGCAAAGAAATTCGAAGCGGCTCGTCCCGAAATGCATGCCAGTGGCTATCGGGATGTCGATTACGTTCTTACGACCCGCGAGCTATCCATTATGATTAAACAAGCTGGCATCGATTTCATGCAGATGGAAGACATGGAGTTTGACCGGCTGATGGGCGAATCAACAGGTGCCGGCGCCATCTTCGGTGTAACTGGTGGAGTTATGGAAGCAGCGCTTCGCACGGCTTATGAACTGGTTACCGGAAGACCGGTGCCATTCGAGAACCTGAACATCACCCCTGTCAGGGGCATGGAAGGCATCAGGGAAGCCACCGTTAAAATTGAAAAACCATTGAAAGAGTGGAAATTCCTGGACGGTGTTGAACTTCACTGTGCTATTGCCCACGGCTTGATTAATGCCAAAACGGTGATGGATGCCGTGAAAGCCGGAAAAGCCAATTTCCACTTCCTGGAAGTGATGGCCTGTCCGGGCGGTTGCCTTGGCGGTGGCGGACAACCCATCCCGACGAATTCAGAGATTAGGGAAAAACGGGCGAAAGCCATTTATGAAGAAGATGCGGGTAAGCCCGTTCGCAAATCGCACGAAAACCCCGAAATTCAAAAAATTTATAAGGATTTTCTGGGCGAACCGCTTAGTGAAGTCTCTCATCATTTACTTCATACTACTTATACGCCGCGACAGCGTTTCTAA
- a CDS encoding NADH-ubiquinone oxidoreductase-F iron-sulfur binding region domain-containing protein produces MAESYHLLKRADFIFRNENDWEAILTKTIKRTPQDIINELISSELKGRGGAGFPTGLKWKITAEAKSAEKYVICNADEGEPGTFKDREILSRVPYKVLTAMAVCAHIIGSKKGIIYLRGEYHSLKEALEKTISEFEYYCKKIKLDFSVDLFMGSGAYICGEETALFESLEGHRGEPRNKPPYPTIRGYMDKPTVINNVETLAHTFTIFKYGSKKFYDLGVQFSRGTKLFSVSGDTPKPGIYELELGMSLQDFVNEFGDGDTKAVQVGGASGFLVPRKKFQETAIGYQGKLTGISLPTGGSMMIYNSSRSMFNVLDNYLEFFREESCGQCTPCRVGCQQLLIGIKAVKRGERPAQYLDKLLKLTETMQLTAKCGLGQSVANSFASIVENFREEMIY; encoded by the coding sequence ATGGCTGAATCATATCATCTGTTGAAACGAGCCGATTTCATTTTCCGGAATGAAAATGACTGGGAGGCAATTCTCACAAAAACCATTAAGCGCACACCTCAGGATATTATCAATGAGCTGATTAGCTCAGAACTAAAGGGACGTGGCGGCGCTGGTTTCCCAACCGGCTTAAAATGGAAAATTACCGCTGAAGCCAAATCAGCTGAAAAATATGTCATCTGTAACGCCGATGAAGGAGAACCGGGAACCTTCAAGGACCGGGAAATCCTCTCACGGGTACCGTATAAAGTGCTGACAGCAATGGCTGTTTGCGCCCACATTATCGGTAGTAAAAAAGGCATTATATATCTACGCGGTGAATATCACTCCCTTAAAGAGGCACTGGAAAAAACCATTTCTGAATTTGAATACTACTGTAAGAAAATCAAACTCGATTTTTCCGTTGATTTATTTATGGGAAGCGGCGCCTACATTTGCGGAGAGGAAACTGCACTGTTCGAATCACTCGAAGGACATCGCGGCGAACCACGCAACAAGCCTCCCTACCCGACCATTAGGGGGTATATGGACAAACCGACCGTTATTAATAACGTTGAAACGCTGGCGCATACCTTCACCATTTTTAAATATGGCTCCAAAAAATTCTACGACCTGGGTGTCCAGTTCTCCCGCGGGACCAAGTTGTTCTCTGTATCGGGCGATACGCCCAAACCAGGTATTTATGAACTGGAGCTGGGAATGAGCCTTCAGGATTTCGTCAATGAATTCGGTGATGGCGATACCAAAGCTGTTCAGGTGGGCGGAGCGTCCGGATTTTTGGTGCCCCGAAAAAAATTCCAGGAAACCGCCATCGGTTACCAGGGGAAACTGACGGGAATCTCACTCCCTACCGGAGGGTCGATGATGATCTACAATAGTTCACGATCCATGTTTAATGTGTTGGATAATTACCTTGAATTTTTCCGCGAAGAATCGTGCGGACAGTGTACGCCTTGCCGTGTAGGCTGTCAGCAACTCCTTATCGGGATTAAGGCGGTGAAACGCGGAGAGCGTCCGGCGCAATACCTCGACAAATTGCTGAAGCTGACGGAAACAATGCAACTAACCGCCAAATGTGGCCTGGGTCAATCAGTGGCTAACTCGTTTGCTTCCATTGTCGAGAACTTCCGGGAAGAGATGATCTACTAA
- the nuoE gene encoding NADH-quinone oxidoreductase subunit NuoE codes for MEPIQSKIKELAVKHGRKRESLLPILQGVVEQERYLSEHSMIEIARELDLPAAEVYGTATFYSFLEHRKMGRFVIRICKTISCSMKGKNQVLLAIQDMLKISTGETTPDGRFSLVETNCLGLCHKAPAMLINEEVYTNLTPEKVREILSEYMKK; via the coding sequence ATGGAGCCAATCCAATCCAAAATCAAAGAACTGGCGGTAAAACATGGCCGCAAGCGCGAAAGCCTGCTACCTATACTTCAGGGAGTTGTAGAACAGGAACGTTACCTTTCGGAACATTCCATGATTGAAATTGCACGGGAACTTGACCTGCCGGCAGCGGAAGTCTATGGAACAGCCACTTTTTATTCTTTCCTCGAACACCGGAAAATGGGCCGTTTCGTCATCAGGATTTGCAAAACTATTTCCTGCTCGATGAAAGGGAAAAACCAGGTGCTCCTGGCCATTCAGGATATGCTCAAAATATCGACAGGTGAAACAACACCTGACGGCCGATTCTCCCTGGTTGAAACCAACTGCCTCGGACTTTGTCACAAAGCCCCGGCCATGCTTATCAACGAGGAAGTGTATACCAATCTGACACCGGAAAAAGTCCGTGAGATTCTTTCGGAATACATGAAAAAGTAA
- the nuoE gene encoding NADH-quinone oxidoreductase subunit NuoE produces METTRDLKTHKVQLSENGIALVKKICRRFNYQEGELINILHAVQNQFGYLPAEIQELIAKELDVSVAKVYGVVTFYSFFTMKPKGKYPISLCMGTACYVRGAENILDEIKRQLNIDEGETTPDGLFSLSSLRCVGACGLAPVLMIGEKVYGRVAQADVRKIISEYKAGCPTHPSKE; encoded by the coding sequence ATGGAAACAACCAGAGATTTGAAAACCCACAAAGTGCAGTTGTCAGAAAATGGCATTGCACTGGTCAAAAAGATATGTCGCCGGTTCAATTACCAAGAAGGCGAACTCATTAATATTCTTCATGCCGTGCAAAATCAATTTGGTTATCTGCCAGCTGAAATCCAGGAATTGATTGCCAAAGAACTGGACGTATCCGTTGCGAAGGTTTATGGTGTAGTTACCTTTTATTCTTTCTTTACCATGAAACCGAAAGGCAAGTACCCGATTTCTCTTTGTATGGGGACCGCTTGTTACGTGCGGGGCGCTGAAAATATCCTGGACGAAATCAAACGGCAGCTCAACATCGATGAAGGAGAAACTACTCCGGACGGGCTGTTTTCGCTCTCCAGTTTACGCTGCGTTGGCGCCTGCGGGCTTGCTCCGGTACTAATGATTGGCGAAAAAGTGTATGGGCGTGTAGCCCAGGCAGATGTGCGAAAAATCATATCAGAATACAAGGCGGGCTGCCCGACACACCCCTCAAAAGAGTAA
- a CDS encoding NADH-dependent [FeFe] hydrogenase, group A6: MKMVTLTIDNKTVEVPKGTTVLEAAAKVGIEIPTLCHMKLDNLEIENKPGGCRVCLVEIQGRKNLAPSCVTEVTDGMVIKSSSIRVINSRRTIVELILSDHPAECLTCAKSGNCDLQSLAIKMGIRELHFSGEKSVHREDKSPAIIRDMDKCIMCRRCETMCNEVQTVGVLSAINRGFNSVVSPAFEQDLQDSACTYCGQCVAVCPVGALTGRDQTGAVIRALSNPDKTVVVQTAPAVRAALGEEFGLEAGTLVTGKMAAALRRLGFDYVFDTDFAADLTIMEEGTELLDRLTRHLNGDSTVKLPILTSCCPAWVKFIEHNFPSLLDVPSSAKSPQQMFGAVAKNYFAEKLNVDRKKLVVVSIMPCVAKKYERGREEFAVDGNSDVDFVLTTRELSHLIKLANIDFNTLPDEEFDQPMGMSTGASVIFGTTGGVIEAAVRTAYELYTKKPLPKVEFEELRGMEGLRHATIDFAGLPLHIGIAHGLGNARKLLEEIAAGRSQYHAIEIMSCPGGCIGGGGQPFHHGKSEILKKRQQAIYQEDRNKPIRKSHENPFIFQLYEEYLGEPMSDKAHHLLHTKYFDRSTVFEQDGNASETDDKN, from the coding sequence ATGAAAATGGTAACATTAACCATCGATAATAAAACTGTTGAAGTTCCTAAAGGAACAACTGTTTTAGAGGCAGCGGCCAAAGTGGGCATCGAAATTCCTACCCTCTGCCACATGAAACTGGACAACCTGGAAATCGAAAATAAACCCGGTGGTTGCCGTGTTTGTCTTGTCGAAATACAGGGCCGGAAAAACCTGGCCCCTTCCTGTGTAACTGAGGTAACCGATGGAATGGTGATCAAATCATCGTCCATCCGCGTTATCAATTCCCGCCGGACCATTGTCGAACTGATTCTGAGCGACCACCCAGCAGAATGTCTCACCTGTGCCAAATCGGGTAACTGCGATCTGCAAAGCCTGGCCATCAAAATGGGCATCCGTGAGCTCCATTTCTCGGGAGAGAAGTCGGTGCACCGCGAAGACAAATCACCGGCTATCATCCGCGACATGGACAAGTGTATCATGTGCCGCCGTTGCGAAACCATGTGTAACGAGGTACAAACCGTTGGTGTTCTTTCGGCTATTAACCGTGGATTCAACTCGGTTGTTTCCCCGGCATTTGAGCAGGACTTGCAGGACTCAGCCTGTACATACTGCGGACAATGTGTGGCCGTTTGTCCCGTTGGGGCGCTTACCGGGCGTGACCAAACCGGCGCCGTCATCCGTGCTTTGTCAAATCCGGATAAGACCGTCGTTGTCCAAACCGCACCCGCTGTTCGTGCTGCTCTCGGCGAAGAATTCGGACTCGAGGCCGGTACGCTGGTGACCGGGAAAATGGCCGCAGCACTGCGTCGCCTTGGTTTCGACTATGTGTTTGACACCGATTTTGCTGCCGACCTGACCATCATGGAAGAGGGGACCGAATTGCTCGACCGGCTCACCCGCCACCTCAACGGAGATTCAACCGTAAAGCTTCCGATCCTGACATCCTGCTGTCCGGCCTGGGTAAAATTCATTGAGCATAACTTCCCGTCATTGCTCGACGTACCCTCATCAGCCAAATCACCGCAACAGATGTTCGGTGCCGTTGCAAAAAACTACTTTGCCGAGAAACTGAATGTCGACCGGAAAAAGCTGGTGGTCGTCTCCATTATGCCGTGTGTGGCCAAGAAATACGAGCGCGGCCGCGAGGAGTTTGCCGTGGATGGCAATTCAGATGTGGATTTTGTGCTCACCACTCGCGAGCTTTCACACCTGATTAAGCTGGCCAATATCGATTTCAATACACTTCCCGATGAAGAATTTGACCAACCGATGGGAATGTCCACCGGGGCATCAGTCATCTTCGGAACAACCGGTGGTGTGATTGAAGCGGCTGTGCGGACGGCTTATGAGCTCTACACCAAGAAACCGCTTCCCAAAGTGGAATTTGAAGAATTGCGCGGAATGGAGGGCCTGCGACATGCCACCATTGATTTTGCCGGATTGCCTTTACACATCGGCATCGCTCATGGCCTGGGAAATGCCCGTAAACTGCTGGAAGAAATTGCTGCCGGAAGAAGCCAGTACCATGCCATTGAAATCATGTCATGCCCCGGCGGTTGTATCGGCGGTGGAGGACAGCCTTTCCATCACGGAAAATCGGAAATTCTCAAAAAACGCCAGCAGGCTATCTATCAGGAAGACCGGAATAAACCCATCCGAAAATCGCATGAGAATCCGTTCATTTTCCAACTGTACGAAGAATACCTCGGTGAGCCGATGAGCGATAAAGCGCATCATTTACTCCACACCAAATATTTCGACCGTTCCACCGTATTTGAACAGGACGGCAATGCATCTGAAACTGACGATAAAAATTAA
- a CDS encoding transposase has product MSKVLTKQVQNKISRYFLKLEGQLTKPEARCIREMTTGILKTGTVLVNKIATGICDTISLSQTTKRFRNHYNKKDFFMKLFRGHMNSVKSKICHGDYILFDGSDIQKKYAKMMDGLDYVKDGDKGTIGLGYWLMNVVHFSKDQEMTPLYNKLYSFDHGAKSENKEVLEAMGEVGAIINKDVTTIFDRGMDRPICRDFIIANEGNFNLRLKKTTKLMYKGEEMAVNKISQKVPLFMKLTATRIQKSKKRQLVYECGAIKVQYQIKGKMHDLWLVVTKRANGGYCWLLTRSPKDSIVEVIKEAFTAYGFRWKIEEYHRHIKECYNLEDIQIKTFEGLQSMLAILTIAMSIIYSSLSSLHTRLLLESGVKTLNKERMYELRNFIYYKISTIIKVLLANMTPRAFLPQSDPSPNDGQLSLLLNFEN; this is encoded by the coding sequence ATGTCAAAAGTATTAACAAAACAGGTACAGAACAAGATCAGTCGCTATTTTCTTAAGCTTGAGGGTCAATTAACAAAACCGGAAGCCCGATGTATCAGGGAAATGACCACCGGGATACTCAAGACAGGTACAGTATTGGTCAATAAGATAGCCACAGGCATTTGCGATACGATCTCGTTGAGCCAGACGACCAAGCGCTTTAGGAACCATTATAACAAGAAAGATTTTTTCATGAAGTTATTCCGGGGACATATGAACAGTGTAAAAAGCAAAATCTGTCATGGGGACTACATCCTGTTCGATGGCTCTGATATCCAAAAGAAATATGCCAAGATGATGGATGGGCTGGACTATGTGAAAGATGGCGATAAAGGAACCATTGGCCTTGGGTATTGGCTGATGAATGTTGTCCACTTTAGCAAAGACCAGGAAATGACTCCCCTGTACAATAAGCTTTACAGTTTTGACCATGGCGCAAAAAGTGAAAACAAGGAGGTTCTTGAAGCAATGGGCGAAGTAGGGGCAATCATTAACAAAGATGTCACAACAATATTCGACCGGGGAATGGACCGTCCCATTTGCAGGGATTTCATTATTGCCAATGAAGGCAACTTTAACCTGCGCCTGAAGAAAACCACAAAGCTGATGTACAAAGGCGAAGAAATGGCAGTGAACAAAATAAGCCAGAAAGTGCCGTTGTTCATGAAATTAACGGCTACAAGGATACAGAAAAGCAAGAAGCGCCAGTTGGTCTATGAATGCGGGGCGATAAAGGTCCAGTATCAAATCAAGGGCAAGATGCATGATCTTTGGCTTGTTGTAACCAAAAGGGCCAATGGCGGATATTGCTGGCTACTGACACGTTCTCCAAAAGACAGTATTGTTGAAGTAATCAAAGAAGCATTTACAGCCTATGGTTTTAGGTGGAAAATAGAGGAGTACCACCGACATATCAAGGAATGTTACAACCTGGAAGACATACAAATCAAAACATTCGAAGGCTTACAAAGCATGCTGGCAATACTGACAATAGCCATGAGCATCATATACTCATCGCTTTCATCCCTGCACACAAGGCTGTTGCTTGAAAGTGGGGTAAAAACACTAAACAAAGAACGTATGTACGAACTACGCAATTTTATCTATTACAAAATCAGCACGATAATAAAAGTATTGCTGGCCAATATGACACCAAGGGCTTTCCTTCCTCAATCAGATCCATCTCCTAATGACGGACAGTTAAGCCTTTTACTAAATTTTGAAAACTAA
- a CDS encoding ATP-binding protein: protein MKLNFQVEGGNFAKAGAASSEVKKMLKQLGVPPMVIRRIVVALYEAEVNIVAHAQQGAISVDLHHDKVEIRLRDKGPGIQDISRAMQEGFSTASEEVRAMGFGAGMGLPNIKKNADKLHIESQVGEGTTVYITN from the coding sequence ATGAAACTGAATTTTCAGGTGGAAGGAGGCAACTTTGCCAAAGCAGGGGCAGCATCCAGCGAAGTGAAAAAGATGCTAAAACAATTGGGGGTTCCGCCAATGGTTATCCGACGCATTGTGGTTGCTTTGTATGAAGCAGAGGTGAATATTGTGGCCCATGCCCAGCAGGGTGCCATCAGCGTTGACCTGCATCACGACAAAGTGGAAATCAGGCTGCGTGACAAAGGACCGGGTATTCAGGATATCTCCCGGGCCATGCAGGAAGGTTTTTCGACAGCTTCCGAGGAAGTGCGCGCCATGGGATTCGGCGCCGGAATGGGATTACCAAACATCAAAAAAAACGCAGATAAGCTGCATATTGAAAGTCAGGTCGGCGAAGGGACCACGGTGTACATTACGAATTGA
- a CDS encoding dihydroorotate dehydrogenase-like protein — protein MADLKTTYMGVQLKNPIILGASSIVDKLETVKKIERAGVGAIVYRSLFEEQIHLEEAQLDDMLGEYDERNAEMVDIFPNIKHAGAKEHLYQLKKTVDAIDVPVFASLNAIYDSTWIEYAKQLEETGVAGVELNFYSVPVELEKTGASIEEHQLSILRKVKKAVKIPVSVKISSFYSNPLNFVQQLDKAKTDAVVLFNRFFQPEINIETEEFYYPFDLTHEKDYQVTLRFAGLLYGQIKGDICASRGISDGKDLIKMLLAGATTVQVVSTIFRNKAGYVTKMLDTLEQWMDEKGYKTVDEFRGKLAMKNLKEPYAYKRAQYVDILMNSTEIIKKYPMI, from the coding sequence ATGGCGGATCTCAAAACAACGTACATGGGGGTGCAACTGAAAAACCCCATCATTCTTGGAGCCAGCAGCATTGTTGATAAGCTCGAAACGGTAAAAAAAATTGAACGGGCCGGAGTCGGCGCCATTGTTTACCGCTCACTCTTCGAAGAACAGATTCATCTCGAAGAAGCCCAGTTGGATGACATGCTCGGGGAATATGATGAAAGGAATGCCGAAATGGTCGATATTTTTCCGAACATCAAACATGCAGGCGCCAAAGAACACCTTTACCAGTTAAAGAAAACAGTAGATGCCATTGATGTCCCTGTTTTTGCCAGCCTAAACGCCATTTACGATTCGACGTGGATAGAATATGCCAAACAACTGGAAGAAACAGGTGTCGCTGGTGTGGAACTAAACTTTTACAGTGTTCCGGTTGAGTTAGAGAAGACCGGTGCAAGCATTGAAGAACACCAGTTGTCCATCCTGAGAAAGGTTAAAAAAGCGGTGAAAATTCCGGTTAGCGTGAAGATTTCCTCGTTCTACAGCAATCCATTAAACTTTGTGCAGCAGTTGGATAAAGCCAAAACCGATGCCGTGGTTCTTTTCAACCGTTTCTTCCAGCCGGAAATTAATATTGAGACCGAAGAGTTCTATTACCCCTTCGATCTGACCCACGAAAAAGATTATCAGGTTACCCTACGTTTCGCCGGCCTGCTCTACGGACAAATTAAAGGCGATATTTGTGCCAGCCGCGGGATTTCCGATGGAAAAGACCTTATTAAAATGTTATTGGCAGGTGCCACAACGGTACAGGTGGTTAGTACCATATTCCGGAACAAAGCCGGATACGTAACCAAAATGCTTGATACCCTCGAACAATGGATGGACGAAAAAGGCTATAAAACCGTAGATGAGTTCCGTGGAAAGCTGGCCATGAAAAACCTGAAGGAACCATACGCTTATAAGCGGGCTCAATATGTCGACATTCTCATGAATTCGACTGAGATAATAAAAAAATATCCAATGATTTAA